The genomic window ATGGAACGGGTTtacatggccgggcagctgagtCTAAGACATAcatcaagtccaatgcaaagcgtgggatgcagtggtgtaaagtggagaggccttctctggagtgatgaatcactgacaatctgatggaccagtctgggtttggaggttgtcaAGAGAACGCTCCATTTCGGACTGCATGGTGCtgaatgtgaaatttggtggaggaggaattatggtgtggggttgtttttccaggagttgggctttgaCCCTTAGTTCTAGTGAAATACAAGATGTTTTTGTACACTTTCTTTCATCTCCAGGACAAAAGATTAAAATGACCGTACTTGTGAAAACAAATTTTTTAGGTAAAATGTTAGCCTTTTTCGCTTGTAAATTTCAGTTTGTTCTAGGAAAATACGTTTTTGGGATAGTAGATTATGTAATATCTTACCTTAAATCACATCACATCTGTTATACCAAAATCTTAGCTGACTCGACGAAACTAAAACATacactatatcgccaaaagtatttggccacccatccaaacgatgagaatcaggtgtcctaatcacttggcccggtgtatcaaaaaaagcacttaggcatggagactgtttctacaaacattcaggaaagaatgggccgctttcagtcaTTTCCATCGTGGAACTGTCAGAAAGCCACCTGTGCAACTAATCCACTCATGGAATGGCCTtgctcttaaatattccaaagtcaactttatcataagaaaagtgcagattttgggaacaacagcaacccagccaccaggtggtaggccacgtaaactgacagagaggggtcggcggatgctgaagcgcatagtgcaaagacttgcTGCACAGTCAGTTGGTACAGAGCTCCGAACTTCATGTGACATCccgattagcccacgtacagtacgcagagagcttcatggaatgggtttccatggccgggcagctgagtCTAAGCCATAcaccaccaagtccaatgcaaagcgtgggatgcagtggtgtaaagtggagaggccttctctggagtgattaatcactggcaatctgatggaccagtctgggttcggaggttgccaggagaacgctccATTCCGGGCTGCAtggtgaaatttggtggaggaggaattatggtgtgtttttttttttatccccagGAGTTACTTCCAGTGAAAGACAGGATTTGTTTTGTACACCTTCTTCCATCTCCAGGACAAAAGATTGAAATGACCGCACCTGTGATTGTCAAGATGGTTGACAAGAAGTTTTGGGAAATGGGCGAATACAAGGTGAGCTTCCTGCTGCCCAAGGAACATCAGGCCAATCCTCCCAGACCCAAGGACAGCAGGGTGAGCGGAACAGTCCTGGAAACAAAAACTATTTTGTTTCTCTCGATAAATTCCACTGCAACAGGCGATAATGACATGTTGGCCCGCAGGTGGAGTTCTACAGTTCCGAAGATACCAACATGTACGTGAGCAGCTACGGAGGCTGGATGACTTCCATGTGTGACTACAACGAAGCTGACAAACTGAAGAAGTACCTGATGTCCGCTGGCGCTTACTTTAAAAAGGACTGCCACTACGGGGCGGCGTATAACAGGTCACCATTTCCCGACAACGCAGTTCAAATAACCGGGATCGGTTCTACGTCCACtgaatttgtttgtgtgtgttgtctGCCTGCAGTCCCATGACCTTGTGGAACCGACACAACGAGGTGTGGTTCCCCGCCATGGGGGATCCGGTGTGTTCCAGCAGCGAGGAAATGCAGACTCCGCCCTCAAGCTACATGGGACCGTGATGAAGCCCGGCCGACGTCATCACCCGACTATGCAGGAAAAGCGCGTGCTGTCCCTTTAAGACGTCGTAGGATAATATCAAGAGATCAAATTATTTAGCACTGTTTGAAATGAAAGTGAAAAGTTGTTGTGCAATTCATTTAATAAAATATGAGTAGCTTGCAAAGACTTATTGGGCCAAACTTCACGATTAAAGTCTATAAATGTGTCATTAAGAAACTTAAACACGTCAGTTATTTTATAAAATGTAGAATTCTGTGTTGGAGCTGCGATcaggtggcgccttgtccagggtgtacgctgccttccgcctgaatgcagctggcaTAGGCTCTAGCCACCCCcatcgggacaagcggtagaaaattgctTGTGTAGGTAAATTACATTtctttatttacagtaatgtgtgaAAAAAAACGCAACTATATTTTTTatccaaaaaaactaaaaaaaactggcagctcaatcaGCAAAATTGAGTGtcaccaaccatccatccattttctaccgcttgtcctttatgGTGTTGCAGGAAactaacattttactgtaaatgttatGGTAAATTTCTGCCTTTTTTTGGCTGCAAAatccacagatttgtttttgtgttacaGTGTAGGTCAAATATACATTTactaatgcagctgggataggttccagcaccccaaAGAACCCAagagagacaagcagtagaaaatggacggattgtgtaggtaaattacatttttaaatttacagtaatgtgtgaAAAAAGCAACCACATTTTCatgcgaaaaaaataaaaaactggcaGCAAAATCAGCAAAATTGAGTGtcaccaaccatccatccattttctacggcttgtcccatATGGGGTTGCAGGAAactaacattttactgtaaattttatgGTACATTTCTGCCATTTTTATTTGACTGCAAAatccacagatttgtttttgtcttacagtGTAGGTCAAATATACATTTactaatgcagctgggataggttccagcaccccaaAGAACCcaagagagacaagcggtagaaaatggattgtgtaggtaaattaaattttttaatttacagtaatgtgtgaAAAAAGCAACCACATTTTCatgcgaaaaaaataaaaaactggcaGCAAAATCAGCAAAATTGAGTGtcaccaaccatccatccattttctactgcttgtcccttttggggttgcaggaaACTACCATTTTACTgtacattttatagtaaaattctgcCTTTTTTGACTGCAAAATtcacaaatatatacaaatatacatttactaatgcagctggaataggctccagccacccccatcgccccaagagggacaagcggtagaaaattgctTGTGTAGGTAAATTACATTtctttatttacagtaatgtgtgaAAAAAAACGCAACTATATTTTTTatccaaaaaaactaaaaaaaactggcagctcaatcaGCAAAATTGAGTGtcaccaaccatccatccattttctaccgcttgtcctttatgGTGTTGCAGGAAactaacattttactgtaaatgttatGGTAAATTTCTGCCTTTTTTGGGCTGCAAAatccacagatttgtttttgtcttacagtGTAGGTCAAATATACATTTactaatgcagctgggataggttccagcaccccaaAGAACCCAagagagacaagcagtagaaaatggacggattgtgtaggtaaattacatttttaaatttacagtaatgtgtgaAAAAAGCAACCACATTTTCatgcgaaaaaaataaaaaactggcaGCAAAATCAGCAAAATTGAGTGtcaccaaccatccatccattttctacggcttgtcccatATGGGGTTGCAGGAAactaacattttactgtaaattttatgGTAAATTTCTGCCTTTTTTATTTGACTGCAAAatccacagatttgtttttgtcttacagtGTAGGTCAAATATACATTTactaatgcagctgggataggatcCAGCACCCCAAAGAACCcaagagagacaagcggtagaaaatggattgtgtaggtaaattacattttttaatttacagtaatgtgtgaAAAAACAACCACATTTtcatgcaaaaaacaaacaaaaaactggcagctcaatcaGCAAAATTGAGTGtcaccaaccatccatccattttctactgcttgtcccttatgaGGTTGCAGGAAACTACAATTTTACTgtacattttatggtaaaattctgcctTTTTGACTGCAAAATtcacaaatatatacaaatatacatttactaatgcagctggaataggctcgaGCACCCCCAtcaccccaagagggacaagcggtagaaaattgtttGTGTAGgtaaattaaatgttttaatttacagtaacGTGTGAAAAAAACGCAACCATATTTTGTAtgcaaaaagacaaacaaaaaactagcagctCAATCAGCAAAATAGAGTGtcaccaaccatccatccatccatttcctaccgcttgtcccatatgGGGTTGCAGGAAactaacattttactgtaaattttatgGTAAATTTCTGCCTTTTTTATTTGACTGCAAAatccacagatttgtttttgtcttacagtGTAGGTCAAATATACATTTACTaatacagctgggataggttccagcaccccaaAGAACCCAagagagacaagcagtagaaaatggattgtgtaggtaaattacattttttaatttacagtaatgtgtgaAAAAAGCGACCACATTTTCatgcgaaaaaaataaaaaactggcaGCAAAATTGAGTGtcaccaaccatccatccattttctactgcttgtcccttatggggttgcAGGAAACTACCATTTTACTgtacattttatagtaaaattctgcCTTTTTTGACTGCAAAATtcacaaatatatacaaatatacatttactaatgcagctggaataggcttcaGCCACCACCCAtcaccccaagagggacaagcggtagaaaattgtttGTGTAGgtaaattacatttatttatttacagtaatgtgtgaAAAAAACGCAACTATATTTTTTAtgcaagaaaacaaacaaaaaactggcagctcaatcaGCAAAATTGAGTGtcacaaaccatccatccatttcctaccgtttgtcccttatggggttgcAGGAAactaacattttactgtaaatattatGGTAAATTTCTGCCTTTTTTTGGACTGCAAAatccacagatttgtttttgtcttacagtGTAGGTCAAATATACATTTactaatgcagctgggataggttccagcaccccaaAGAACCCAagagagacaagcagtagaaaatggattgtgtaggtaaattacattttttaattaacaGTAAAGTGTGAAAAAACAACCACATTTTCatgcgaaaaaaataaaaaactggcaGCAAAATCAGCAAAATTGAGTGtcaccaaccatccatccattttctactgcttgtcccttatggggttgcAGGAAACTACCATTTTACTgtacattttatagtaaaattctgcCTTTTTTGACTGCAAAATtcacaaatatatacaaatatacatttactaatgcagctggaataggctccagccacccccatcgccccaagagggacaagcggtagaaaattgctTGTGTAGGTAAATTACATTtctttatttacagtaatgtgtgaAAAAAAACGCAACTATATTTTTTatccaaaaaaactaaaaaaaactggcagctcaatcaGCAAAATTGAGTGtcaccaaccatccatccattttctaccgcttgtcctttatgGTGTTGCAGGAAactaacattttactgtaaattttatgGTAAATTTCTgcctttttactgcaaaatccacagatttgtttttgtgttacaGTGTAGGTCAAATATACATTTactaatgcagctgggataggttccagcaccacAAAGAACCCAAGAgagacaagtagtagaaaatggattgtgtAGGTAAATTACATTTcttaatttacagtaatgtgtgaAAAAAGCAACCACATtttcatgcaaaaaaaataaaaaactggcagctcaatcaGCAAAATTGAGTGtcaccaaccatccattttctactgcttgtcccttatggggttgcAGGAAACTACCATTTTACTgtacattttatagtaaaattctgcCTTTTTTGACTGCAAAattcacaaatatatacatttactaatgcagctggaataggctcgaGCACTTTcatgaccccaagagggacaagcggtagaaaattgtttGTGTaggtaaattacattttttaatttacagtaatgtgtgaAAAAAACGCAACCATATTTtgtatgcaaaaaaacaaacaaaaaactggcagctcaatcaGCAAAATAGAGtgggactatccatccatctgttttttactgtttgtcccttgagatcatggggggtgctggagcctaccattttactgtaaattttatgGCAACATTCAGCCTTTTTTTTCGACTGCAAAATCCACCGATTTTATTTTTCTTACAGTGTAGGTCAAATATACATTTactaatgcagctgggataggttccagcatcCCCGCacatcaaaagggacaagcggtaaaaaaaaatggatggattctgcaggtaaatcaatttttttaatttacagtcatGTGTGAAAACAGCAACCttattttttatgcaaaataaacaaacaaaaaactgacagctcaatcacaaacattttacagtaaaatagagtgtgaccaaccatccatccatatcctaccgcttgccccttggggtcgcggggtcgtGCTGGAGCctacaattttactgtaaattttatggtaaaattctgcctTTTTTTGGACCGCAAAATCCACAGATTTTTTTTCCCTCACAGTGTAGGTTAAATATACATTTACTAATGCAAGGCTCCAGTACTTATTGAAGTGACATGAGGATCCCGTTTCTCACCACTAGATGGCGCCACACCGCCGTGTAAAAGTGAGTCCACATATACGTACtataatatatacagtgtgtacatTGCATGAGTGTGGATCTTACACTTTTTATACagagaaaaataaatgaaatattgaattag from Nerophis ophidion isolate RoL-2023_Sa linkage group LG07, RoL_Noph_v1.0, whole genome shotgun sequence includes these protein-coding regions:
- the soul5 gene encoding heme-binding protein 2, translated to MFLLAGLVGFLLALTAEADHGEYSELSFCTETEECLMFDLVCETPYYQVRHYKSMKWVTTTERSLLMEFATMKAFKRLYKYIDGENENGQKIEMTAPVIVKMVDKKFWEMGEYKVSFLLPKEHQANPPRPKDSRVEFYSSEDTNMYVSSYGGWMTSMCDYNEADKLKKYLMSAGAYFKKDCHYGAAYNSPMTLWNRHNEVWFPAMGDPVCSSSEEMQTPPSSYMGP